Proteins encoded in a region of the Vicia villosa cultivar HV-30 ecotype Madison, WI linkage group LG5, Vvil1.0, whole genome shotgun sequence genome:
- the LOC131602098 gene encoding protein DETOXIFICATION 46, chloroplastic-like gives MSLKLSLHFHHTPPLNLSSSSSSSSSSSSSSSSSSSSSSSSSSSSSSPLRFHAPTHSLISITNNSNLFLVASSNRPRIEILTARAITSQERNYESEDEECCVEKNELAEESVWNQMKEIVKFTGPAIGLWLCDPLMSLIDTAVVGQGSSTELAALGPATVVCDYMSLTFMFLSVVTSNIIATSLAKQDREDVQHQLSILLFIGFACGLMMLLSTKLFGAATLSAFTGPKNAHVVPAANTYVQIRALSWPALLVGWVAQSASLGMKDSWGPLKALAVASVISGLGDIILCTYLGYGIAGAAWATMASQVVASYMMIQELNKRGYNAFAFSIPSTKEFLKILSLAAPIYLTSISKVAFFSLLIYVATSMGTQTMAAHQVMIQIYMACTVWGEPLCQTAQSFMPELLYGVNKSLTKARFLLRSLVIIGAILGLLLGIVGTSLLWLLPNIFTSDQTVIQNMHRTLIPFFIALAVTPPTRSLEGTLLAGQDLRFFSLSTCGCFCLSALVLLISSRYGLLGCWYTLAGFQWARFTVALLRLISSNGILYSEEAGISQKLRTA, from the exons ATGTCACTCAAACTCTCACTACACTTTCATCACACTCCTCCCCTCAActtgtcatcatcatcatcatcatcatcatcatcatcatcatcatcatcatcatcatcatcatcatcatcatcatcatcatcatcatcatcatcacctctTCGTTTCCATGCACCTACTCATTCCCTTATTAGCATTACTAACAATTCAAACTTGTTCCTTGTGGCTTCTTCCAACCGTCCTCGCATTGAGATTTTAACCGCTCGCGCGATTACAAGTCAAGAACGAAATTATGAATCCGAGGATGAAGAGTGTTGTGTTGAGAAAAACGAACTAGCTGAGGAGAGTGTGTGGAATCAAATGAAGGAAATTGTTAAGTTTACTGGACCAGCTATAGGTTTATGGTTATGTGATCCGCTCATGAGCCTAATTGATACTGCTGTTGTTGGTCAGGGAAGCTCAACTGAACTTGCTGCTTTAG GTCCTGCTACGGTTGTTTGTGATTATATGAGTTTAACGTTCATGTTTCTGTCCGTTGTTACATCCAATATAATTGCTACTTCTCTTGCTAAACAG GATAGAGAGGATGTGCAGCATCAGTTGTCTATCCTGCTTTTTATTGGGTTCGCGTGTGGCTTGATGATGCTTTTGTCTACAAAGTTATTCGGTGCAGCGACACTTTCAGCTTTTACCGGGCCAAAGAATGCACATGTAGTACCTGCAGCTAATACTTATGTGCAG ATTCGAGCCTTGTCGTGGCCTGCTTTACTTGTTGGATGGGTTGCTCAGAGTGCAAG TCTTGGCATGAAAGATTCATGGGGACCCTTGAAGGCTTTGGCTGTTGCAAGTGTTATAAGTGGACTTGGTGATATAATTTTGTGCACCTATTTAGGCTATGGAATTGCAGGGGCTGCTTGGGCTACAATGGCATCACAA GTTGTTGCTTCATATATGATGATTCAAGAACTAAACAAAAGGGGATACAACGCGTTCGCCTTCTCTATTCCATCAaccaaagaatttttgaaaatactTAGTCTTGCTGCTCCTATATACTTGACATCAATATCAAAG GTGGCTTTCTTTTCGTTACTTATATATGTTGCTACATCAATGGGTACACAAACAATGGCCGCTCATCAG GTCATGATTCAAATCTACATGGCGTGTACGGTATGGGGAGAACCTCTCTGCCAAACTGCGCAATCGTTTATGCCTGAGTTATTGTATGGAGTAAATAAGAGCTTGACAAAG GCCCGATTTCTACTAAGGTCACTTGTAATCATTGGAGCTATACTTGGATTGTTGTTAGGGATTGTCGGAACATCTCTTCTTTGGTTATTGCCGAACATATTCACATCTGATCAGACGGTCATCCAGAAC ATGCATAGGACACTGATTCCGTTCTTTATTGCACTCGCTGTAACACCCCCTACTCGCAGCCTGGAGGGAACATTGCTG GCAGGACAGGATCTAAGATTTTTTAGCTTGTCAACATGTGGATGCTTTTGTCTGTCTGCTCTAGTGTTATTG ATTTCCAGTAGATATGGTTTGCTAGGATGCTGGTATACCCTTGCTGGATTTCAATGG GCTCGGTTTACAGTAGCACTTCTGCGCCTTATCTCTTCAAATGGCATATTATACTCGGAAGAGGCGGGTATAAGCCAGAAGTTGAGAACTGCTTAG